Proteins co-encoded in one Megalops cyprinoides isolate fMegCyp1 chromosome 1, fMegCyp1.pri, whole genome shotgun sequence genomic window:
- the decr2 gene encoding peroxisomal 2,4-dienoyl-CoA reductase isoform X2: MHECQKTQHVKEQSPVVISGRMAEEHPKTSELPEDVETDDCMTSYTYIYSPDLLKDKVAIITGGGSGIGFRIAEVFMRHGCDIVIGSRNLERLTEASKKLIAATGRRCLAVAVDVRQPETISAAVEETLKEFGRIDILINNAAGNFLCPATSLSFNAFKTVIEIDTMGTFNASKVVYERWFKDHGGSIVNISATLGYKGQALQVHAGSAKAANDAMTRHLAVEWGPSGVRVNTLAPGPISGTEGYRRLGGLSAETSGVFQTIPLQRAGNKTEMAHGVLFLASRASSYVTGACLVADGGSWLTSANNLTALLGIASSQSAKL; this comes from the exons ATGCATGAGTGTCAGAAAACGCAGCATGTAAAAGAGCAAAGTCCTGTGGTGATAAG CGGGAGGATGGCAGAAGAACATCCGAAGACCTCGGAGTTGCCCGAAGACGTGGAAACGGACGACTGCATGACCTCTTATACCTATATTTACAGTCCGGATCTACTCAA GGACAAAGTGGCTATTATAACTGGCGGCGGATCTGGAATTGGATTTCGTATTGCTGAAGTGTTCATGAG GCATGGCTGTGATATAGTGATTGGTAGTCGGAATCTGGAGCGGCTCACTGAG gcTTCTAAGAAGCTGATTGCTGCCACTGGGCGCCGCTGCCTGGCAGTGGCCGTGGATGTCCGGCAGCCAGAAACTATTTCCGCCGCTGTAGAGGAGACACTGAAAGAGTTTGGAAGAATTGACATCCTCATCAACA ATGCTGCTGGTAACTTCTTGTGCCCTGCCACTTCACTGTCCTTCAATGCCTTTAAGACAGTGATAGAGATTGACACCATGGGTACATTCAATGCAAGCAAGGTGGTCTATGAGAGGTGGTTCAAG GATCACGGAGGATCCATTGTAAATATCTCGGCTACACTGGGCTACAAGGGACAGGCCCTCCAGGTACATGCTGGGTCTGCTAAGGCTGCCAATG ATGCCATGACGAGACACCTTGCAGTGGAATGGGGACCAAGTGGCGTTCGTGTCAACACCTTAGCTCCTGGACCAATTTCAGGCACAGAGGGATACCGCAGGCTGG GTGGTCTGAGTGCGGAGACCAGCGGTGTGTTCCAGACCATTCCGCTGCAACGGGCAGGGAATAAAACGGAGATGGCCCACGGGGTGCTGTTCCTGGCCAGCCGCGCCTCCTCCTACGTGACAGGCGCGTGCCTGGTGGCTGACGGGGGAAGCTGGCTCACATCTGCCAACAACTTAACTGCGCTCCTGGGTATAGCCTCCTCCCAATCTGCTAAACTCTGA
- the decr2 gene encoding peroxisomal 2,4-dienoyl-CoA reductase isoform X1 gives MHECQKTQHVKEQSPVVISGRMAEEHPKTSELPEDVETDDCMTSYTYIYSPDLLKDKVAIITGGGSGIGFRIAEVFMRHGCDIVIGSRNLERLTEASKKLIAATGRRCLAVAVDVRQPETISAAVEETLKEFGRIDILINNAAGNFLCPATSLSFNAFKTVIEIDTMGTFNASKVVYERWFKDHGGSIVNISATLGYKGQALQVHAGSAKAANDAMTRHLAVEWGPSGVRVNTLAPGPISGTEGYRRLGGLSAETSGVFQTIPLQRAGNKTEMAHGVLFLASRASSYVTGACLVADGGSWLTSANNLTALLDYWSAGLKRDK, from the exons ATGCATGAGTGTCAGAAAACGCAGCATGTAAAAGAGCAAAGTCCTGTGGTGATAAG CGGGAGGATGGCAGAAGAACATCCGAAGACCTCGGAGTTGCCCGAAGACGTGGAAACGGACGACTGCATGACCTCTTATACCTATATTTACAGTCCGGATCTACTCAA GGACAAAGTGGCTATTATAACTGGCGGCGGATCTGGAATTGGATTTCGTATTGCTGAAGTGTTCATGAG GCATGGCTGTGATATAGTGATTGGTAGTCGGAATCTGGAGCGGCTCACTGAG gcTTCTAAGAAGCTGATTGCTGCCACTGGGCGCCGCTGCCTGGCAGTGGCCGTGGATGTCCGGCAGCCAGAAACTATTTCCGCCGCTGTAGAGGAGACACTGAAAGAGTTTGGAAGAATTGACATCCTCATCAACA ATGCTGCTGGTAACTTCTTGTGCCCTGCCACTTCACTGTCCTTCAATGCCTTTAAGACAGTGATAGAGATTGACACCATGGGTACATTCAATGCAAGCAAGGTGGTCTATGAGAGGTGGTTCAAG GATCACGGAGGATCCATTGTAAATATCTCGGCTACACTGGGCTACAAGGGACAGGCCCTCCAGGTACATGCTGGGTCTGCTAAGGCTGCCAATG ATGCCATGACGAGACACCTTGCAGTGGAATGGGGACCAAGTGGCGTTCGTGTCAACACCTTAGCTCCTGGACCAATTTCAGGCACAGAGGGATACCGCAGGCTGG GTGGTCTGAGTGCGGAGACCAGCGGTGTGTTCCAGACCATTCCGCTGCAACGGGCAGGGAATAAAACGGAGATGGCCCACGGGGTGCTGTTCCTGGCCAGCCGCGCCTCCTCCTACGTGACAGGCGCGTGCCTGGTGGCTGACGGGGGAAGCTGGCTCACATCTGCCAACAACTTAACTGCGCTCCTGG ATTACTGGTCAGCTGGATTGAAGAGAGACAAGTAG
- the decr2 gene encoding peroxisomal 2,4-dienoyl-CoA reductase isoform X3 has product MAEEHPKTSELPEDVETDDCMTSYTYIYSPDLLKDKVAIITGGGSGIGFRIAEVFMRHGCDIVIGSRNLERLTEASKKLIAATGRRCLAVAVDVRQPETISAAVEETLKEFGRIDILINNAAGNFLCPATSLSFNAFKTVIEIDTMGTFNASKVVYERWFKDHGGSIVNISATLGYKGQALQVHAGSAKAANDAMTRHLAVEWGPSGVRVNTLAPGPISGTEGYRRLGGLSAETSGVFQTIPLQRAGNKTEMAHGVLFLASRASSYVTGACLVADGGSWLTSANNLTALLDYWSAGLKRDK; this is encoded by the exons ATGGCAGAAGAACATCCGAAGACCTCGGAGTTGCCCGAAGACGTGGAAACGGACGACTGCATGACCTCTTATACCTATATTTACAGTCCGGATCTACTCAA GGACAAAGTGGCTATTATAACTGGCGGCGGATCTGGAATTGGATTTCGTATTGCTGAAGTGTTCATGAG GCATGGCTGTGATATAGTGATTGGTAGTCGGAATCTGGAGCGGCTCACTGAG gcTTCTAAGAAGCTGATTGCTGCCACTGGGCGCCGCTGCCTGGCAGTGGCCGTGGATGTCCGGCAGCCAGAAACTATTTCCGCCGCTGTAGAGGAGACACTGAAAGAGTTTGGAAGAATTGACATCCTCATCAACA ATGCTGCTGGTAACTTCTTGTGCCCTGCCACTTCACTGTCCTTCAATGCCTTTAAGACAGTGATAGAGATTGACACCATGGGTACATTCAATGCAAGCAAGGTGGTCTATGAGAGGTGGTTCAAG GATCACGGAGGATCCATTGTAAATATCTCGGCTACACTGGGCTACAAGGGACAGGCCCTCCAGGTACATGCTGGGTCTGCTAAGGCTGCCAATG ATGCCATGACGAGACACCTTGCAGTGGAATGGGGACCAAGTGGCGTTCGTGTCAACACCTTAGCTCCTGGACCAATTTCAGGCACAGAGGGATACCGCAGGCTGG GTGGTCTGAGTGCGGAGACCAGCGGTGTGTTCCAGACCATTCCGCTGCAACGGGCAGGGAATAAAACGGAGATGGCCCACGGGGTGCTGTTCCTGGCCAGCCGCGCCTCCTCCTACGTGACAGGCGCGTGCCTGGTGGCTGACGGGGGAAGCTGGCTCACATCTGCCAACAACTTAACTGCGCTCCTGG ATTACTGGTCAGCTGGATTGAAGAGAGACAAGTAG